A single region of the Gasterosteus aculeatus chromosome 1, fGasAcu3.hap1.1, whole genome shotgun sequence genome encodes:
- the LOC120825781 gene encoding CLIP-associating protein 1-A-like isoform X8: MEEQVEVSMEHLLEQLLQKDLGRRLQVGQEITDLILDQVRSPHMEQDQSLLDRMVDAVASSWVNCSNFKVVLLGMDILSALVSRLQERFRTQVGTVLPSLIDRLGDSKDQVREQDQALLLKIMDQAANPQFVWERMTGGFKHKNSRSREGLCLCLVSTLNVFGSQSLTLSKIVPHICNLLGDPTSQVRDGAMSCLVEIYRHVGERVRMDLGKKGLPQSRLNQIFSRFDEVQRSGNMVLSPLSDRNLEDEDSVDGVRSSSSSRAASLAGKKAHSMASFRGSASSSAAKSAGRDGAGAVDEEDFILGFEDVPTLQIYSNREVEDAMAKVRDVLSDDKRDWELRVAALKKVRSLLLAGAAEFDGFLQQLRLTEAALKLSAKDLRSQVVREACLTLGHLSAVLGSRFDHGAEALMPTLLNLLPNSAKVMSSSGASAIRLILRHTHSPRLLPVISSHCASRSVAVRRRCFEFLELLLQDWNTSSLERHVAVAMETIRKGIQDADAEARSVARRCFWRFHGHFRQEAELLFQGLESSYQKALQAHLRSGEGGTPDRSSSSSQESLNRPLPVTFSSTRSRAPPPRAPASSSVSPPASLQRSRSDVDVTAAASATARSRMPAAPATLQSPFSSASALPPGSYASLGRVRTRRTSSGSGPPVIDSRGAGRGKVASLSQPGSRSGSPGRLLGSAYGRAPRPNVATAGRPRGHRSHGCSRETSPSRSASDRLSHHSRISAAVNAMKILDTGTEVEAAVADALLLGDSRSKRRPVRRRFESPGVYSDDDANSDASSACSERSYGAAALHLDVAEVLNHCASTNWSERKEGLLGLQNLLRSQRMLSRVELKRLCEIFTRMFADPHSKVFSMFLETLVDFITLHRDELQDWLFVLLTQLLKKMGADLLGSVQAKVQRALDVTRDSFSSEQQFNILMRFIVDQTQTPNLKVKVALLRHLQALARQMDPSDFLNTSETRLAVSRVITWTTEPKSSDLRKTLHNWPGAESSGRVGTVASLPGEGNLEERCKQAAQLVLISLFELNTPEFTMLLGALPKTFQDGTTKLLHEHLRSAGAHMASPGNPAVRAPPRPPGTLLTSPPSRAHGGGSPSMPEHNNENLNPEVYSSLRGVTEAIQNFNFRSQEEPEPPPRSSGAPRLRDYNPYNYTDGVKEAAETLRDGGRQESVENKTNPKSFPAAPTEQLQLVGGLLKEVSQGRAGERGPEERRGTLLELLKAAREDSLVVWEEHFKTMLLLLLETLGDKDHTIRALALRVLKEILRNQPARFKNYAELTVMKTLEAHKDPHKEVVRAAEEAASTLAASVHPEQCIKVLCPIVQTADYPVNLAAIKMQTRAIERTAREPLHQLLSDIIPGLLQGYDNTESSVRKASVFCLVAVYSVIGEELKPYLAQLTGSKMKLLNLYIKRAQTSTSNSSSSSDISSY, translated from the exons GTGGTGCTGTTGGGGATGGACATCCTGTCGGCTCTGGTCAGCAGGCTGCAGGAGAGATTCAGGACGCAGGTGGGCACCG TTCTGCCGAGCCTCATCGACCGCTTGGGCGACTCCAAGGACCAGGTCCGAGAGCAGGACCAGGCGCTGCTGCTGAAGATCATGGACCAGGCCGCTAACCCTcag TTTGTGTGGGAGCGAATGACGGGAGGCTTCAAACACAAGAACAGCCGGAGCCGAGAGGGTCTCTGCTTGTGCCTCGTGTCCACCCTCAACGT GTTTGGATCTCAGAGTCTGACGCTCAGTAAAATCGTTCCTCACATCTGTAACCTCCTGGGAGATCCCACGAGTCAG GTGCGTGACGGAGCCATGAGCTGCCTCGTGGAGATTTACCGCCACGTGGGAGAGCGAGTGAGAATGGATTTAGGAAAGAAAGGTCTTCCTCAGTCAAg GCTGAACCAGATCTTCAGCAGGTTCGATGAGGTCCAGAGGTCGGGAAACATGGTCCTGTCGCCGCTGTCAG ACAGGAACCTGGAGGACGAGGACTCCGTAGACGGCGTccgctcctcctcgtcctccagagccgcctCGCTGGCCGGGAAGAAGGCGCACAGCATGGCGTCGTTcagaggctccgcctcctcctccgccgccaaGTCAGCAG ggagggacggggccggAGCCGTGGACGAGGAGGACTTCATCCTGGGGTTTGAGGACGTCCCCACTCTCCAG atCTACTCCAacagggaggtggaggacgcCATGGCGAAGGTCCGAGACGTGCTGTCTGACGATAAGCGGGACTGGGAGCTCAGGGTGGCGGCT ctgAAGAAGGTGCGTTCGCTGCTCCTCGCCGGCGCCGCTGAGTTCGACggcttcctgcagcagctgcgtcTCACGGAGGCGGCGCTCAAGCTGTCGGCCAAGGACCTCCGCTCTCAGGTGGTGAGGGAGGCCTGCCTCACCCTGGG CCACCTGTCGGCGGTGCTCGGCAGCCGCTTCGACCACGGCGCCGAGGCCCTGATGCCGACCCTCCTCAACCTGCTCCCCAACAGCGCCAAAGTGATGTCCTCCTCGGGGGCGTCGGCCATCCGCCTCATCCTGCGA CACACGCACTCGCCGCGCCTCCTCCCCGTCATCAGCAGCCACTGCGCCTCCAGATCCGTGGCTGTCAGAAG GCGCTGCTTTGAGTTCTTGGAGCTGCTGCTTCAGGACTGGAACACGAGCTCTCTGGAGAG ACACGTGgccgtcgccatggagaccaTAAGGAAAGGGATCCAGGACGCGGACGCAGAGGCTCGCTCCGTGGCCAGAAG GTGCTTCTGGCGTTTCCACGGTCACTTccggcaggaggcggagcttctgtTCCAGGGCCTGGAGTCGTCCTATCAGAAGGCTCTGCAGGCTCACCTGAGGAGCGGAGAGGGCGGGACCCCCGAtcgctcgtcctcctcctcgcaggAGAGCCTGAA tCGCCCGCTGCCTGTGACCTTCAGCTCGACAAGAT CCCGAGCTCCTCCCCCCCGGgcgccggcctcctcctccgtctcccccccgGCTTCCCTGCAGCGCTCTCGCAGCGACGTGGACGTCACCGCCGCGGCCTCCGCCACCGCCCGCTCCAGGATGCCCGCCGCGCCCGCCACCCTGCAGTCGCCCTTCAGCTCGGCCTCGGCCCTCCCCCCCGGTTCTTATGCGTCTCTGG gcCGAGTCCGAACCAGAAGAACGAGTTCTGGAAGCGGCCCGCCAGTGATTGACAGCCGGGGGGCGGGGCGAGGGAAGGTGGCGTCCCTGTCTCAGC CCGGCAGCAGGTCCGGCTCCCCCGGGCGACTCTTAGGCTCCGCCTACGGACGCGCCCCGAGGCCCAACGTGGCCACCGCCGGCCGACCCCGAGGTCACCGCAGCCACGGCTGCAGCCGAGAGACGAGCCCCTCCAGATCCGCCTCGG acCGACTATCCCATCACTCTCGGATTTCGGCCGCCGTGAACGCCATGAAGATCCTGGACACGGGCACCGAGGTGGAGGCCGCCGTGGCCGACGCTCTG ctctTAGGAGACTCCAGGAGTAAG cgGCGGCCCGTGAGGCGGCGCTTCGAGTCTCCCGGCGTGTACTCGGACGATGACGCCAACAGCGACGCCTCCAGCGCCTGCTCGGAGCGCTCCTACGGCGCGGCGGCGCTCCACCTGGACGTGGCCGAGGTGCTGAACCACTGCGCCAGCACCAACTGGTccgagaggaaggaggggctgCTGGGCCTGCAGAACCTGCTGAGGAGCCAGAGGATGCTGAG CCGCGTGGAGCTGAAGAGGCTCTGTGAGATCTTCACCAGGATGTTTGCAGACCCTCACAGCAAG gtCTTCAGCATGTTCCTGGAGACCCTGGTGGACTTCATCACGCTGCACAGGGACGAGCTGCAGGACTGGCTCTTCGTCCTGCTCACCCAGCTGCTGAAGAAGATGGGGGCCGACCTGCTGGGCTCGGTGCAGGCCAAAGTGCAGAGGGCCCTGGACGTGACCAG GGACTCGTTCTCCTCGGAGCAGCAGTTCAACATCCTGATGCGCTTCATCGTGGACCAGACGCAGACGCCCAACCTCAAGGTCAAGGTCGCCCTGCTGCGCCACCTGCAGGCGCTCGCCCGCCAGATGGACCCGTCCGACTTCCTCAACACCAGCGAGACCCGGCTGGCGGTGTCGCGGGTCATCACCTGGACCACCGAGCCCAAGAGCTCCGACCTGCGCAAG ACCCTTCACAACTGGCCGGGGGCGGAGTCCTCAGGCCGGGTCGGCACTGTGGCCTCTCTGCCTGGGGAGGGCAACCTGGAGGAAAGGTGCAAGCAg gcggcACAGTTGGTGCTGATCTCCTTGTTCGAGCTCAACACCCCCGAGTTCACGATGCTGCTCGGCGCTCTGCCCAAAACCTTCCAGGACGGGACGACCAAGCTGCTGCACGAACACCTGAGGAGCGCCGGCGCCCACATg GCGTCTCCCGGCAACCCGGCGGTTCGAGCCCCTCCGCGTCCGCCCGGCACCCTGCTGACCTCGCCCCCCAGCCGGGCCCATGGGGGGGGCTCCCCCAG CATGCCAGAGCACAACAATGAGAACCTGAACCCGGAGGTCTACAGCTCCCTGAGGGGGGTCACCGAGGCCATCCAGAACTTCAACTTCCGGAGCCAAGAGGAGCCTGAG cccccccctcgctcctccGGCGCGCCGCGCCTCCGGGACTACAATCCGTACAACTACACGGACGGCGTGAAGGAGGCTGCGGAGACGCTGCGAGACG gtgGACGACAGGAATCTGTAGAGAACAAGACGAACCCCAAGAGCTTCCCAG CCGCCCCCAccgagcagctgcagctggtgggggggctgctgaaGGAGGTGTCCCAGGGCCGGGCGGGGGAGCGGGGTCCCGAGGAGCGCCGGGGGacgctgctggagctgctgaaggcGGCCCGCGAGGACAGCCTGGTGGTCTGGGAGGAGCACTTCAAgaccatgctgctgctgctgctggagacgcTGGGAGACAAAGAC cACACCATCCGGGCGCTGGCCCTGCGAGTCCTGAAGGAGATCCTGAGGAACCAGCCGGCACGCTTCAAGAACTACGCCGAGCTGACGGTGATGAAGACGCTGGAGGCGCACAAGGACCCGCACAAGGAG GTGGTGCGtgcggcggaggaggcggcctCCACCCTGGCGGCCTCCGTCCACCCGGAGCAGTGCATCAAGGTCCTCTGCCCCATCGTGCAGACGGCCGACTACCCCGTCAACCTGGCCGCCATCAAGATGCAGACCAGGGCCATCGAACGCACCGCCAGGGAGCCGCTGCATCAGCTGCTGTCCGACATCATCCCGGGGCTGCTGCAG GGCTACGACAACACGGAGAGCAGCGTGAGGAAGGCCAGCGTCTTCTGCCTGGTGGCCGTCTACTCGGTGATCGGGGAGGAGCTGAAGCCTTACCTGGCCCAGCTGACCGGCAGCAAG ATGAAGCTGCTCAACCTCTACATCAAGAGAGCTCAGACCTccaccagcaacagcagcagctcctccgacATCTCCTCCTactag
- the LOC120825781 gene encoding CLIP-associating protein 1-like isoform X5 gives MEEQVEVSMEHLLEQLLQKDLGRRLQVGQEITDLILDQVRSPHMEQDQSLLDRMVDAVASSWVNCSNFKVVLLGMDILSALVSRLQERFRTQVGTVLPSLIDRLGDSKDQVREQDQALLLKIMDQAANPQFVWERMTGGFKHKNSRSREGLCLCLVSTLNVFGSQSLTLSKIVPHICNLLGDPTSQVRDGAMSCLVEIYRHVGERVRMDLGKKGLPQSRLNQIFSRFDEVQRSGNMVLSPLSDRNLEDEDSVDGVRSSSSSRAASLAGKKAHSMASFRGSASSSAAKSAGRDGAGAVDEEDFILGFEDVPTLQIYSNREVEDAMAKVRDVLSDDKRDWELRVAALKKVRSLLLAGAAEFDGFLQQLRLTEAALKLSAKDLRSQVVREACLTLGHLSAVLGSRFDHGAEALMPTLLNLLPNSAKVMSSSGASAIRLILRHTHSPRLLPVISSHCASRSVAVRRRCFEFLELLLQDWNTSSLERHVAVAMETIRKGIQDADAEARSVARRCFWRFHGHFRQEAELLFQGLESSYQKALQAHLRSGEGGTPDRSSSSSQESLNRPLPVTFSSTRSRAPPPRAPASSSVSPPASLQRSRSDVDVTAAASATARSRMPAAPATLQSPFSSASALPPGSYASLGRVRTRRTSSGSGPPVIDSRGAGRGKVASLSQPGSRSGSPGRLLGSAYGRAPRPNVATAGRPRGHRSHGCSRETSPSRSASARSRIPRPSMSQGCSRETSRESSRDTSPARGFSPLTTRRHSRSTSALSSAETCSDRLSHHSRISAAVNAMKILDTGTEVEAAVADALLLGDSRSKRRPVRRRFESPGVYSDDDANSDASSACSERSYGAAALHLDVAEVLNHCASTNWSERKEGLLGLQNLLRSQRMLSRVELKRLCEIFTRMFADPHSKVFSMFLETLVDFITLHRDELQDWLFVLLTQLLKKMGADLLGSVQAKVQRALDVTRDSFSSEQQFNILMRFIVDQTQTPNLKVKVALLRHLQALARQMDPSDFLNTSETRLAVSRVITWTTEPKSSDLRKAAQLVLISLFELNTPEFTMLLGALPKTFQDGTTKLLHEHLRSAGAHMASPGNPAVRAPPRPPGTLLTSPPSRAHGGGSPSMPEHNNENLNPEVYSSLRGVTEAIQNFNFRSQEEPEPPPRSSGAPRLRDYNPYNYTDGVKEAAETLRDGGRQESVENKTNPKSFPAAPTEQLQLVGGLLKEVSQGRAGERGPEERRGTLLELLKAAREDSLVVWEEHFKTMLLLLLETLGDKDHTIRALALRVLKEILRNQPARFKNYAELTVMKTLEAHKDPHKEVVRAAEEAASTLAASVHPEQCIKVLCPIVQTADYPVNLAAIKMQTRAIERTAREPLHQLLSDIIPGLLQGYDNTESSVRKASVFCLVAVYSVIGEELKPYLAQLTGSKMKLLNLYIKRAQTSTSNSSSSSDISSY, from the exons GTGGTGCTGTTGGGGATGGACATCCTGTCGGCTCTGGTCAGCAGGCTGCAGGAGAGATTCAGGACGCAGGTGGGCACCG TTCTGCCGAGCCTCATCGACCGCTTGGGCGACTCCAAGGACCAGGTCCGAGAGCAGGACCAGGCGCTGCTGCTGAAGATCATGGACCAGGCCGCTAACCCTcag TTTGTGTGGGAGCGAATGACGGGAGGCTTCAAACACAAGAACAGCCGGAGCCGAGAGGGTCTCTGCTTGTGCCTCGTGTCCACCCTCAACGT GTTTGGATCTCAGAGTCTGACGCTCAGTAAAATCGTTCCTCACATCTGTAACCTCCTGGGAGATCCCACGAGTCAG GTGCGTGACGGAGCCATGAGCTGCCTCGTGGAGATTTACCGCCACGTGGGAGAGCGAGTGAGAATGGATTTAGGAAAGAAAGGTCTTCCTCAGTCAAg GCTGAACCAGATCTTCAGCAGGTTCGATGAGGTCCAGAGGTCGGGAAACATGGTCCTGTCGCCGCTGTCAG ACAGGAACCTGGAGGACGAGGACTCCGTAGACGGCGTccgctcctcctcgtcctccagagccgcctCGCTGGCCGGGAAGAAGGCGCACAGCATGGCGTCGTTcagaggctccgcctcctcctccgccgccaaGTCAGCAG ggagggacggggccggAGCCGTGGACGAGGAGGACTTCATCCTGGGGTTTGAGGACGTCCCCACTCTCCAG atCTACTCCAacagggaggtggaggacgcCATGGCGAAGGTCCGAGACGTGCTGTCTGACGATAAGCGGGACTGGGAGCTCAGGGTGGCGGCT ctgAAGAAGGTGCGTTCGCTGCTCCTCGCCGGCGCCGCTGAGTTCGACggcttcctgcagcagctgcgtcTCACGGAGGCGGCGCTCAAGCTGTCGGCCAAGGACCTCCGCTCTCAGGTGGTGAGGGAGGCCTGCCTCACCCTGGG CCACCTGTCGGCGGTGCTCGGCAGCCGCTTCGACCACGGCGCCGAGGCCCTGATGCCGACCCTCCTCAACCTGCTCCCCAACAGCGCCAAAGTGATGTCCTCCTCGGGGGCGTCGGCCATCCGCCTCATCCTGCGA CACACGCACTCGCCGCGCCTCCTCCCCGTCATCAGCAGCCACTGCGCCTCCAGATCCGTGGCTGTCAGAAG GCGCTGCTTTGAGTTCTTGGAGCTGCTGCTTCAGGACTGGAACACGAGCTCTCTGGAGAG ACACGTGgccgtcgccatggagaccaTAAGGAAAGGGATCCAGGACGCGGACGCAGAGGCTCGCTCCGTGGCCAGAAG GTGCTTCTGGCGTTTCCACGGTCACTTccggcaggaggcggagcttctgtTCCAGGGCCTGGAGTCGTCCTATCAGAAGGCTCTGCAGGCTCACCTGAGGAGCGGAGAGGGCGGGACCCCCGAtcgctcgtcctcctcctcgcaggAGAGCCTGAA tCGCCCGCTGCCTGTGACCTTCAGCTCGACAAGAT CCCGAGCTCCTCCCCCCCGGgcgccggcctcctcctccgtctcccccccgGCTTCCCTGCAGCGCTCTCGCAGCGACGTGGACGTCACCGCCGCGGCCTCCGCCACCGCCCGCTCCAGGATGCCCGCCGCGCCCGCCACCCTGCAGTCGCCCTTCAGCTCGGCCTCGGCCCTCCCCCCCGGTTCTTATGCGTCTCTGG gcCGAGTCCGAACCAGAAGAACGAGTTCTGGAAGCGGCCCGCCAGTGATTGACAGCCGGGGGGCGGGGCGAGGGAAGGTGGCGTCCCTGTCTCAGC CCGGCAGCAGGTCCGGCTCCCCCGGGCGACTCTTAGGCTCCGCCTACGGACGCGCCCCGAGGCCCAACGTGGCCACCGCCGGCCGACCCCGAGGTCACCGCAGCCACGGCTGCAGCCGAGAGACGAGCCCCTCCAGATCCGCCTCGG CCCGCAGCCGGATCCCCCGGCCCAGCATGAGTCAGGGCTGCAGCCGTGAAACCAGCCGCGAGAGCAGCCGCGACACCAGCCCCGCCCGGGGTTTCTCCCCCCTAA CAACGCGCCGCCACTCCCGCTCCACCAGCGCCCTGTCCTCTGCAGAGACCTGCTCAg acCGACTATCCCATCACTCTCGGATTTCGGCCGCCGTGAACGCCATGAAGATCCTGGACACGGGCACCGAGGTGGAGGCCGCCGTGGCCGACGCTCTG ctctTAGGAGACTCCAGGAGTAAG cgGCGGCCCGTGAGGCGGCGCTTCGAGTCTCCCGGCGTGTACTCGGACGATGACGCCAACAGCGACGCCTCCAGCGCCTGCTCGGAGCGCTCCTACGGCGCGGCGGCGCTCCACCTGGACGTGGCCGAGGTGCTGAACCACTGCGCCAGCACCAACTGGTccgagaggaaggaggggctgCTGGGCCTGCAGAACCTGCTGAGGAGCCAGAGGATGCTGAG CCGCGTGGAGCTGAAGAGGCTCTGTGAGATCTTCACCAGGATGTTTGCAGACCCTCACAGCAAG gtCTTCAGCATGTTCCTGGAGACCCTGGTGGACTTCATCACGCTGCACAGGGACGAGCTGCAGGACTGGCTCTTCGTCCTGCTCACCCAGCTGCTGAAGAAGATGGGGGCCGACCTGCTGGGCTCGGTGCAGGCCAAAGTGCAGAGGGCCCTGGACGTGACCAG GGACTCGTTCTCCTCGGAGCAGCAGTTCAACATCCTGATGCGCTTCATCGTGGACCAGACGCAGACGCCCAACCTCAAGGTCAAGGTCGCCCTGCTGCGCCACCTGCAGGCGCTCGCCCGCCAGATGGACCCGTCCGACTTCCTCAACACCAGCGAGACCCGGCTGGCGGTGTCGCGGGTCATCACCTGGACCACCGAGCCCAAGAGCTCCGACCTGCGCAAG gcggcACAGTTGGTGCTGATCTCCTTGTTCGAGCTCAACACCCCCGAGTTCACGATGCTGCTCGGCGCTCTGCCCAAAACCTTCCAGGACGGGACGACCAAGCTGCTGCACGAACACCTGAGGAGCGCCGGCGCCCACATg GCGTCTCCCGGCAACCCGGCGGTTCGAGCCCCTCCGCGTCCGCCCGGCACCCTGCTGACCTCGCCCCCCAGCCGGGCCCATGGGGGGGGCTCCCCCAG CATGCCAGAGCACAACAATGAGAACCTGAACCCGGAGGTCTACAGCTCCCTGAGGGGGGTCACCGAGGCCATCCAGAACTTCAACTTCCGGAGCCAAGAGGAGCCTGAG cccccccctcgctcctccGGCGCGCCGCGCCTCCGGGACTACAATCCGTACAACTACACGGACGGCGTGAAGGAGGCTGCGGAGACGCTGCGAGACG gtgGACGACAGGAATCTGTAGAGAACAAGACGAACCCCAAGAGCTTCCCAG CCGCCCCCAccgagcagctgcagctggtgggggggctgctgaaGGAGGTGTCCCAGGGCCGGGCGGGGGAGCGGGGTCCCGAGGAGCGCCGGGGGacgctgctggagctgctgaaggcGGCCCGCGAGGACAGCCTGGTGGTCTGGGAGGAGCACTTCAAgaccatgctgctgctgctgctggagacgcTGGGAGACAAAGAC cACACCATCCGGGCGCTGGCCCTGCGAGTCCTGAAGGAGATCCTGAGGAACCAGCCGGCACGCTTCAAGAACTACGCCGAGCTGACGGTGATGAAGACGCTGGAGGCGCACAAGGACCCGCACAAGGAG GTGGTGCGtgcggcggaggaggcggcctCCACCCTGGCGGCCTCCGTCCACCCGGAGCAGTGCATCAAGGTCCTCTGCCCCATCGTGCAGACGGCCGACTACCCCGTCAACCTGGCCGCCATCAAGATGCAGACCAGGGCCATCGAACGCACCGCCAGGGAGCCGCTGCATCAGCTGCTGTCCGACATCATCCCGGGGCTGCTGCAG GGCTACGACAACACGGAGAGCAGCGTGAGGAAGGCCAGCGTCTTCTGCCTGGTGGCCGTCTACTCGGTGATCGGGGAGGAGCTGAAGCCTTACCTGGCCCAGCTGACCGGCAGCAAG ATGAAGCTGCTCAACCTCTACATCAAGAGAGCTCAGACCTccaccagcaacagcagcagctcctccgacATCTCCTCCTactag